The following are encoded together in the Roseobacter denitrificans OCh 114 genome:
- the leuC gene encoding 3-isopropylmalate dehydratase large subunit: MSPKTLYDKIWDAHVAHEADDGTTLLYIDRHLVHEVTSPQAFEGLRMTGRTVRAPDKTIAVPDHNVPTTLGREKADNMTEDSRIQVAALDTNAKEFGIHYYPVSDIRQGIVHIVGPEQGWTLPGMTVVCGDSHTATHGAFGALAHGIGTSEVEHVLATQTLIQKKSKNMKVEITGKLRPGVTAKDITLSVIGHTGTAGGTGYVIEYCGEAIRDLSMEGRMTVCNMAIEGGARAGLIAPDEKTFEYCMGRPHAPKGAQWEAAMSWWKTLYSDDDAHWDKVITIKGDDIAPVVTWGTSPEDVLPITASVPKPEDFTGGKVGAVQRSLEYMGLTSGTPLSEVEIDTVFIGSCTNGRIEDLRAAAEILKGKKKKDGLRAMVVPGSGLVRAQAEEEGLADIFKEAGFEWRLAGCSMCLAMNPDQLQPGERCAATSNRNFEGRQGRGGRTHLMSPAMAAAAAITGRLTDVRDLM, encoded by the coding sequence ATGTCCCCCAAGACACTTTACGATAAAATCTGGGATGCCCATGTGGCACATGAAGCCGATGACGGCACGACCCTGCTGTATATTGACCGCCACCTTGTGCATGAGGTGACGTCACCGCAGGCTTTCGAAGGCTTGCGCATGACGGGCCGCACGGTCCGCGCTCCCGACAAGACGATCGCCGTTCCGGATCACAACGTGCCCACGACGCTGGGGCGCGAGAAGGCCGACAACATGACCGAAGACAGCCGCATTCAGGTTGCGGCCCTTGATACCAATGCCAAGGAATTCGGCATCCATTACTACCCGGTCAGCGACATTCGTCAGGGCATCGTGCACATCGTTGGTCCCGAACAGGGCTGGACCCTGCCCGGCATGACTGTGGTGTGCGGCGACAGCCACACGGCGACACATGGGGCCTTTGGCGCTTTAGCGCATGGGATCGGCACATCCGAGGTCGAACATGTTCTGGCCACGCAGACGCTGATCCAGAAGAAATCCAAGAACATGAAGGTCGAGATTACCGGCAAACTGCGCCCGGGTGTCACGGCCAAGGACATCACCCTTTCAGTGATCGGCCATACCGGGACTGCCGGTGGCACCGGCTATGTGATCGAATACTGCGGTGAAGCGATCCGCGATCTGTCGATGGAAGGTCGCATGACCGTGTGCAACATGGCCATTGAGGGCGGCGCGCGCGCAGGCCTCATCGCGCCGGACGAAAAGACCTTTGAATACTGCATGGGCAGGCCGCACGCGCCCAAAGGCGCACAGTGGGAAGCGGCCATGTCATGGTGGAAAACGCTCTATTCGGATGATGACGCGCATTGGGACAAGGTGATCACCATCAAGGGAGACGACATTGCACCCGTGGTCACATGGGGCACATCTCCGGAGGATGTACTGCCGATCACCGCAAGCGTGCCCAAGCCCGAGGACTTCACCGGCGGCAAGGTCGGAGCCGTGCAGCGCTCGCTTGAATACATGGGGCTGACCTCCGGCACACCACTGTCCGAGGTTGAAATTGACACGGTATTTATCGGGTCCTGCACGAACGGTCGCATCGAGGATTTGCGCGCCGCAGCCGAAATCCTGAAAGGCAAGAAGAAGAAGGACGGGTTGCGCGCGATGGTCGTGCCCGGTTCCGGACTCGTGCGCGCGCAGGCCGAAGAGGAAGGGCTTGCGGATATCTTCAAGGAAGCCGGTTTTGAATGGCGGTTGGCCGGGTGCTCCATGTGCCTTGCGATGAACCCCGATCAGTTGCAACCCGGTGAGCGCTGTGCGGCCACATCAAACCGCAACTTCGAGGGCCGTCAGGGCCGGGGCGGACGCACGCATCTGATGTCCCCCGCCATGGCCGCCGCCGCCGCCATCACAGGCCGCCTGACGGACGTTCGCGACCTGATGTGA